A genome region from Brassica oleracea var. oleracea cultivar TO1000 chromosome C2, BOL, whole genome shotgun sequence includes the following:
- the LOC106326957 gene encoding cucumisin-like: MHLIMQVHPIKIYRLLHPIEKMEKLPANSFCLLSCVLVLFLSSVSAVTDDPQDKQVYIVYMGSLPSGKEYAPMSHHVSILQEITGESSIEDRLVRSYKRSFNGFAAGLSQPERERMAEMEGVVSVFRSKKLQIQTTASWDFMGLKEGNKTKRNPAVESDTIIGVLDIGIWPESESFSDKGFGPPPKKWKGVCSGGKNFTCNNKLIGARDYTGEGTRDLDGHGSHTSSIAAGNAVAGASFFGIGNGTARGGVPAARIAAYKVCNSTDCTDDAILSAFDDAIADGVDLISISIGGEEAISYEEDTTAIGAFHAMAKGILTVNSAGNSGPSPTTVSSVAPWILTVAASTTNREFLTKVVIQNGKTLSGRSVNAFDLQGKNYPLVFAIRQVKGNNIFVSRYSFGSDVAVATIINDRTNFATISPHPLSALSPDDFDFLVSYVNSTKSPQGTVLKTEAVFNQKAPKVASFSSRGPNTIAVDLLKPDITAPGVEILAAFSPLGSPSEDKERDQRHVKYSVLSGTSMSCPHVTGVAAYIKTFHPDWSPAVIQSAIMTTAWSMNASDTGVASTEFAYGAGHVDPIAALIFLIQSDNI; the protein is encoded by the exons ATGCATCTTATCATGCAAGTCCATCCCATAAAAATTTACAGATTGCTTCATCCTATTGAAAAAATGGAGAAATTACCAGCAAACTCATTTTGTCTCCTCTCATGTGTACTCGTCTTGTTCTTGAGTTCAGTCTCAGCAGTTACAGATGATCCTCAAGATAAACAG GTGTATATTGTCTACATGGGATCACTTCCGTCTGGGAAAGAATACGCACCAATGTCTCATCACGTGAGCATCCTTCAAGAGATCACCGGGGAAAG TTCGATCGAAGATCGTCTGGTAAGAAGTTACAAGAGGAGTTTCAATGGGTTCGCTGCCGGGCTCTCTCAGCCAGAACGAGAAAGAATGGCCG AAATGGAAGGAGTTGTGTCCGTGTTCCGGAGCAAGAAGTTACAAATCCAAACGACAGCGTCTTGGGATTTCATGGGGTTAAAGGAAGGAAATAAGACAAAGCGAAACCCAGCCGTAGAGAGTGACACTATCATTGGTGTCCTTGACATTGGGATTTGGCCAGAGTCCGAGAGCTTCTCCGACAAAGGCTTTGGTCCTCCTCCGAAAAAATGGAAAGGTGTTTGTTCCGGCGGCAAAAACTTCACTTGCAACAA CAAGTTGATCGGAGCAAGAGACTACACAGGTGAAGGCACTAGGGACCTGGACGGCCACGGTTCACACACATCATCCATTGCGGCTGGAAACGCAGTTGCGGGGGCAAGCTTCTTTGGAATCGGCAATGGAACCGCTAGGGGCGGTGTTCCAGCTGCTAGGATCGCTGCTTACAAAGTCTGCAACAGCACAGACTGCACCGATGATGCTATACTGTCTGCATTCGATGACGCGATAGCAGATGGTGTTGACCTCATCAGCATCTCCATAGGAGGAGAGGAGGCCATTAGTTACGAAGAGGACACAACCGCCATCGGGGCTTTCCACGCTATGGCCAAAGGGATCCTCACTGTGAACTCAGCTGGTAACAGCGGTCCGAGTCCAACCACAGTCAGTAGCGTTGCGCCTTGGATATTAACCGTTGCAGCCAGCACAACAAACCGTGAGTTTCTGACCAAAGTTGTTATCCAAAACGGCAAGACACTTTCC GGGAGATCAGTGAATGCTTTTGATCTGCAAGGAAAGAACTATCCCCTTGTCTTCGCAATACGCCAGGTCAAGGGAAATAATATATTTGTGAGCAGATATTCATTTGGTTCAGATGTAGCTGTTGCAACCATAATTAATGACCGCACAAACTTTGCCACCATTAGCCCTCATCCCCTCTCTGCTTTATCACCAGATGACTTTGACTTTCTTGTCTCTTACGTTAACTCCACAAA GTCCCCACAAGGCACTGTTCTAAAAACTGAGGCAGTCTTTAATCAGAAAGCTCCTAAAGTTGCTTCCTTCTCTTCTCGCGGTCCAAACACAATCGCTGTTGACCTTCTAAAG CCGGATATAACAGCACCAGGAGTGGAGATTCTCGCTGCTTTTTCACCTTTGGGTTCACCTTCAGAAGACAAGGAAAGAGACCAAAGACATGTGAAGTACTCTGTTCTATCTGGAACTTCAATGTCCTGTCCACATGTCACAGGCGTGGCTGCATACATCAAGACTTTTCATCCTGACTGGTCTCCAGCCGTTATCCAATCTGCCATCATGACAACCG CATGGTCGATGAATGCTTCTGACACTGGAGTTGCATCAACCGAGTTCGCTTATGGAGCTGGACATGTGGATCCAATAGCTGCTCTGATATTCCTGATTCAGTCTGATAATATTTAA